One Jeotgalicoccus saudimassiliensis DNA window includes the following coding sequences:
- a CDS encoding SDR family oxidoreductase has protein sequence MAAPKDPRKEFYTGEFDKQKQEYPGVQKEMEQIPDCGEESYKGNGRLSGRKALVTGGDSGIGRAAAIAYAKEGADVAINYMEDEQADAEQVKKVIEGAGQKAYLLPGDLRDEKFARQLIHDANEALGGLDTLVLNASMQQAVEKFADYTAEHLETTYKINVVAPVLQMQEAEKIMPEGSSIIITTSIQSFSPSAHIADYAMTKASQTNLIKSQAQHFMDKGIRLNGVAPGPIWTPIQISGGQLQDFLPEFGQDSFIGRSGQPVELAGTYVHLASDESSFTTGQVYGVTGGAPIN, from the coding sequence ATGGCAGCACCAAAAGATCCGAGAAAAGAGTTTTACACAGGAGAATTTGATAAGCAGAAACAGGAATATCCAGGTGTTCAAAAAGAAATGGAACAAATTCCCGATTGCGGGGAAGAATCTTATAAGGGTAACGGCCGTTTATCAGGCAGAAAAGCTTTAGTTACAGGCGGTGACTCAGGTATCGGCCGTGCAGCCGCGATTGCATACGCCAAAGAAGGCGCGGATGTTGCGATTAACTATATGGAAGACGAGCAGGCGGATGCCGAACAAGTGAAGAAAGTGATTGAAGGTGCGGGGCAGAAAGCATATCTCCTGCCGGGTGACCTGCGCGATGAAAAATTCGCAAGACAGCTGATTCACGATGCGAATGAAGCGCTCGGCGGATTGGATACGCTCGTACTGAATGCATCAATGCAGCAGGCAGTAGAGAAATTCGCTGACTATACTGCCGAGCATCTTGAAACGACTTATAAAATTAACGTTGTCGCACCGGTACTGCAAATGCAGGAAGCTGAAAAAATAATGCCTGAAGGTTCAAGTATTATTATTACGACTTCAATTCAGTCATTCTCACCGTCGGCACACATTGCCGACTATGCGATGACGAAAGCCTCACAGACGAACTTAATTAAGTCACAGGCGCAACACTTTATGGATAAAGGTATCCGTTTAAACGGTGTTGCACCGGGTCCAATCTGGACGCCGATTCAAATTTCAGGCGGACAGCTGCAGGATTTCCTTCCGGAATTCGGTCAGGATTCATTTATTGGACGAAGCGGTCAGCCTGTTGAACTTGCAGGGACTTATGTTCATCTGGCAAGCGATGAGTCAAGCTTTACGACTGGACAGGTATACGGTGTAACAGGCGGCGCACCAATTAACTAA
- a CDS encoding YfcC family protein: protein MSHNNNSKSRKWKFEFPDAYGIMFIFLILAAAATYIIPAGEFETESSGDGPDTIIPGTYETIESNPAGLLDIFSSIVTGLTSTSQLIFLVLIIGGVFGVIEKTGAMDAMMTKVISITKNKEWLLIALVMLIFSIFGTLGIIVNAVIAFIPLGIILAKSMKMDAIVGVSIIYIGAYTGFAMSVLDPLTTGFAQQIAGVPLFSGAPERTVMFIISLIVTMTYVIWYSRKVKKDQHSGILGNTPFPKDSSESDLGKTEMTKTHALVLLTLITGIAVYVAGVFGVFGETWSLTEMAAVFIMIMVVTVLITRMGVNQSIQEFMKGANSVLYGALIIGMARSIVVILEDGMILDTVVNGMAVLIDPFSSTTGAILMFVGNGLFNILVSSGSGQAAIVMPIMGPLADLMGFPRQIAVQAYSMGDGFTNIITPLSGVLMANLAIAGIPFTKWLKFALPLVGIWYVLGIIYLIVLVAINWGPV, encoded by the coding sequence ATGTCCCACAACAATAATTCTAAAAGTAGAAAATGGAAGTTTGAATTCCCCGATGCCTATGGAATTATGTTTATCTTCCTGATTCTGGCAGCAGCTGCTACATATATCATACCTGCCGGCGAGTTTGAAACCGAGTCGTCTGGTGACGGTCCGGACACTATTATCCCCGGCACTTACGAAACTATAGAATCAAATCCTGCCGGCTTATTGGACATATTTTCTTCCATAGTTACAGGATTAACCAGTACATCCCAATTAATATTTCTTGTTTTAATTATAGGCGGCGTGTTTGGTGTTATTGAAAAAACAGGAGCCATGGATGCTATGATGACAAAAGTCATCAGTATAACTAAAAATAAAGAATGGCTGCTGATTGCCCTGGTGATGCTTATATTTTCTATTTTTGGAACACTGGGAATTATAGTTAATGCTGTAATTGCATTTATACCACTCGGGATTATTCTGGCCAAGTCAATGAAGATGGATGCTATTGTCGGCGTTTCGATTATATATATCGGTGCCTATACCGGATTTGCCATGTCTGTTCTGGATCCGCTGACTACCGGATTTGCACAGCAGATTGCAGGTGTTCCTCTATTTTCAGGTGCACCAGAACGTACTGTAATGTTCATCATCTCACTTATTGTCACTATGACTTACGTTATCTGGTACTCCCGGAAAGTAAAAAAAGATCAGCACTCAGGTATTCTCGGAAACACTCCATTTCCAAAAGACAGTTCGGAGTCAGACCTCGGTAAAACTGAAATGACTAAAACCCATGCTTTAGTACTACTGACTCTAATCACAGGTATCGCTGTTTATGTTGCGGGGGTATTTGGTGTATTCGGAGAAACATGGAGCTTAACAGAGATGGCTGCTGTATTCATTATGATTATGGTTGTTACCGTTCTAATTACACGAATGGGTGTCAATCAGTCGATACAGGAATTTATGAAAGGTGCAAATTCTGTATTGTACGGTGCACTTATAATCGGTATGGCTCGTTCAATTGTTGTTATTTTGGAAGACGGCATGATTTTAGATACTGTGGTTAACGGAATGGCTGTTTTAATCGATCCATTCTCCAGCACAACGGGTGCCATTTTAATGTTTGTCGGAAACGGATTATTCAATATCCTCGTTTCATCAGGAAGCGGCCAGGCAGCTATCGTAATGCCAATCATGGGACCTTTGGCAGACCTGATGGGCTTCCCCAGACAAATTGCAGTTCAGGCATATTCAATGGGTGATGGTTTTACCAATATTATTACACCGCTTTCCGGTGTACTTATGGCGAATTTGGCAATTGCGGGAATTCCTTTTACAAAATGGTTAAAATTCGCACTTCCGCTTGTAGGCATATGGTATGTTTTAGGTATAATATACTTAATCGTTCTCGTAGCTATTAACTGGGGACCGGTATAA
- a CDS encoding amidohydrolase, translating into MLNTKISEIFNHVHTNAELSNEEYKTTDYIYNLLKDEGFEPVKFKNITGLYCDVGNWSGDYPLIGIRADIDALYQEVNGKLQANHSCGHDSHIAMVMGAMLKIKDHEALKTRGVRFVFQPAEEVGTGALDVLKEGVIEPLDYMFGIHLRPIEEAADGYLSPSIEHGSAGSFEFKIVGNDAHGARPHLNHNAIEVGTDIVNMLAKIHVNPMVPSSAKMTKFIAGSKSLNIIPGSAECGIDVRAQTNEAMAELKSRVYNILKYIEELYDVKIEDLEDSSIVASESNDEAIEVFRSAIIDTVGEEYLLDPLVTSGGDDFHNYTVQYPELKGAMLGLGCDLTPGLHHPNMTFNRDRMETGAKVLYQAILNVPAK; encoded by the coding sequence ATGCTAAATACTAAAATTTCTGAAATATTCAACCACGTACATACAAATGCGGAACTGAGTAACGAAGAGTACAAGACAACGGACTACATATACAACCTTTTAAAAGATGAAGGTTTCGAACCTGTTAAATTTAAAAATATCACAGGTCTTTATTGCGATGTCGGCAACTGGAGCGGTGATTATCCGTTAATCGGAATTCGTGCGGATATCGATGCGCTATATCAGGAAGTAAACGGCAAACTGCAGGCGAATCATTCATGCGGCCATGATTCACACATTGCGATGGTGATGGGTGCAATGTTGAAGATAAAAGATCATGAAGCACTAAAAACACGCGGTGTGCGTTTTGTGTTCCAGCCGGCTGAAGAAGTGGGAACAGGCGCGCTCGATGTGCTGAAAGAAGGAGTAATTGAACCGCTGGATTACATGTTCGGTATTCACCTGCGCCCGATTGAAGAGGCCGCGGACGGATATTTATCCCCGAGTATTGAACACGGTTCTGCCGGTTCATTTGAGTTTAAGATTGTTGGCAACGATGCACATGGTGCACGTCCGCATTTAAATCACAACGCAATTGAAGTGGGTACGGACATTGTTAATATGCTTGCAAAAATTCACGTCAATCCGATGGTGCCGTCGAGTGCGAAAATGACGAAGTTCATCGCCGGCTCGAAATCGCTGAACATTATTCCGGGGTCTGCAGAGTGCGGTATCGATGTGCGTGCACAGACGAATGAGGCGATGGCTGAGCTGAAGTCACGCGTATATAACATTCTGAAATATATTGAAGAACTTTACGATGTGAAAATCGAAGATCTCGAGGACTCGAGTATCGTTGCGAGTGAGAGCAATGACGAGGCGATTGAAGTATTCCGTTCGGCAATTATCGATACGGTGGGCGAAGAGTATCTTCTTGATCCGCTTGTGACGAGCGGTGGCGATGATTTCCACAACTATACAGTGCAGTACCCTGAATTAAAAGGTGCGATGCTCGGTTTAGGCTGTGATTTAACACCGGGACTGCATCACCCGAATATGACATTTAACCGCGACCGTATGGAAACAGGTGCAAAGGTACTGTATCAGGCTATTTTAAACGTCCCGGCAAAATAA
- a CDS encoding MMPL family transporter yields MKHVLKFKWPITALMIIAAVVSFIISPNLTQLAAEKGDVQLPDSMPNEQARQFLEQHDQDIEMMSVVLEFEGSPLEHRDEIESYIEELEGLDYTDNVINPFTFNVDMQENFINEKSGVIMIPLEYVGEAPEILANADEIEGLNDTDADVSSTSNEMIQRTLEEDAMNGVRTTEIFTVAIIIIVLLVMFRSVVTPFVPLIAVGIAYLLGQSFVGWAVEWFSFPVSPQTQSFLIVILFGIGTDYVILLLNRFKEELEHHDKNQAVINTFRTAGKTVFISGISGAILFGVLYFANFEIYRSAVGVAIGILALLLSLFTVLPTIMSLLGKYIFWPSKHTSGSGESKIWTPLGMLSLKYPTRVIFSVVAVLIALIYFYDDEVHYDSLAELDDSYSAVHAVNVISDSFDAGSTFPVEVIFTNGEDLVTEEGLSRLESVAEAVSQLDGVGEVQTLTRPVGDKMDELTVSYQLGEANSGLTEIQDGLTEISTALSGINEQISNADTPSGDLSELETGVNEISSGIDGVNQYLAATGDAQGAAAQLAQLSQGAQQLSRGVSQADNEISAQSAEAAAQMEELAAGLGDMSEGIEEINEGLTGIGELMTSFEDNDAVDSTGINVPSEILENEDFEAAIDQYSFAEGKAVKMNVVLAVDPYSNEALGVLDNVEETVHGELTRLGRSETNAYFSGVTSMNRDLDTVTADDYTNVVILFIVTLFVILTVLFRSLILPVLMIGSIFITYFASMTISQWLLAIFGIDQLNWAVPFFSLIIFVALGIDYSIFIIDRFREEVKYRTIRDAIETSIRRMGTVVITAVIILTGTFAALYPSGIAILVQVTSVIIFALLFYAFIVLPLLVPALIVTLKRGSWWPLRMPGGKAREDRLDDK; encoded by the coding sequence ATGAAACACGTTCTTAAATTTAAATGGCCGATTACTGCGCTGATGATTATTGCAGCAGTCGTGTCATTTATAATTTCACCAAACCTGACTCAGCTCGCAGCTGAAAAAGGCGATGTTCAGCTGCCTGACAGTATGCCGAATGAACAGGCCCGCCAGTTCCTGGAGCAGCATGATCAGGATATAGAAATGATGTCGGTGGTGCTGGAGTTTGAAGGCAGCCCCCTCGAACACCGTGATGAGATCGAATCTTATATAGAAGAACTTGAAGGTCTGGATTACACGGACAACGTCATTAATCCTTTTACATTTAATGTCGATATGCAGGAGAACTTCATCAATGAAAAATCCGGCGTCATTATGATTCCGCTTGAATACGTTGGTGAAGCACCTGAAATTCTCGCCAATGCAGATGAAATTGAAGGCCTGAATGATACAGATGCAGATGTTTCATCGACATCCAACGAAATGATTCAGCGTACGCTTGAGGAGGATGCCATGAACGGTGTCCGGACGACAGAAATATTTACGGTCGCAATTATTATCATCGTACTGCTTGTAATGTTCCGGTCAGTCGTGACACCTTTCGTCCCTCTCATTGCAGTAGGTATCGCCTATCTGCTCGGCCAGTCGTTTGTCGGCTGGGCGGTTGAGTGGTTCAGCTTCCCGGTGTCGCCTCAGACGCAGAGCTTCCTGATTGTAATTTTATTCGGTATCGGAACCGATTACGTTATTTTATTATTAAACAGATTTAAAGAAGAACTTGAGCACCACGATAAAAACCAGGCCGTCATTAATACGTTCCGCACAGCCGGCAAGACGGTATTTATCAGCGGTATTTCAGGCGCCATATTATTCGGTGTACTCTACTTTGCAAACTTTGAGATTTACCGCTCGGCAGTCGGTGTGGCAATCGGTATTCTTGCCCTTCTGCTGTCATTGTTTACAGTACTGCCGACTATTATGTCACTGCTTGGAAAATATATTTTCTGGCCAAGTAAACATACGTCAGGATCCGGGGAAAGTAAAATCTGGACTCCTCTCGGCATGCTGTCGCTTAAGTATCCGACTCGTGTTATTTTCTCGGTCGTGGCAGTATTAATTGCGTTAATTTATTTCTACGACGATGAAGTACACTACGATTCACTTGCTGAACTGGATGATTCATACTCTGCAGTTCATGCAGTTAATGTTATCAGTGACAGTTTTGATGCAGGTTCAACTTTCCCTGTTGAAGTGATCTTCACAAATGGAGAGGACCTCGTGACGGAAGAGGGATTGTCCCGTCTTGAATCTGTCGCTGAAGCAGTATCACAGCTTGACGGTGTAGGCGAAGTTCAGACGCTGACACGGCCTGTCGGCGACAAGATGGACGAGCTGACTGTGTCATACCAGCTCGGTGAGGCCAACTCAGGCCTGACTGAAATACAGGACGGCCTGACTGAAATTTCCACTGCACTGTCCGGCATTAACGAACAGATTTCAAATGCAGACACACCGTCAGGGGATCTGTCCGAACTGGAAACAGGGGTCAATGAAATCTCGTCAGGCATTGACGGTGTAAATCAGTATCTGGCTGCAACTGGTGATGCGCAGGGCGCAGCAGCACAGCTCGCACAATTATCACAGGGGGCACAGCAGTTAAGCCGGGGTGTTTCACAGGCTGATAATGAAATCTCTGCACAAAGCGCTGAAGCCGCTGCACAAATGGAAGAACTTGCAGCAGGGCTTGGCGACATGTCTGAAGGTATCGAAGAAATTAATGAGGGGCTGACAGGCATTGGTGAGCTGATGACTTCGTTCGAAGATAATGACGCTGTTGATTCAACCGGGATTAACGTTCCTTCGGAAATACTTGAGAATGAAGATTTTGAAGCGGCAATCGATCAGTATTCATTCGCTGAAGGCAAAGCCGTGAAGATGAATGTTGTTCTTGCAGTTGATCCGTACAGTAACGAAGCTCTGGGCGTACTCGACAATGTTGAAGAAACTGTACACGGTGAACTGACACGACTCGGCCGTTCTGAGACAAATGCTTACTTCTCAGGTGTGACAAGCATGAACAGAGACCTCGATACAGTTACAGCTGATGACTATACGAATGTCGTTATACTGTTTATCGTAACACTGTTCGTCATTCTGACAGTACTGTTCAGATCGTTAATACTTCCAGTACTGATGATCGGTTCGATTTTCATTACGTATTTTGCATCGATGACCATTTCACAATGGCTCCTGGCTATATTTGGTATCGACCAGTTAAACTGGGCAGTGCCGTTCTTCAGTTTAATTATTTTTGTAGCACTCGGGATTGATTACTCGATCTTTATTATCGACCGCTTCAGGGAAGAAGTGAAATACCGTACGATCCGCGATGCTATTGAAACATCCATCCGCCGCATGGGTACTGTTGTTATTACCGCAGTCATTATTCTGACAGGCACATTCGCAGCATTATATCCATCCGGCATTGCAATACTCGTACAGGTAACAAGCGTAATTATATTCGCGCTGCTGTTCTATGCATTTATCGTCCTGCCGCTTCTCGTGCCGGCACTGATAGTGACGCTGAAACGCGGCAGCTGGTGGCCGCTCAGAATGCCCGGTGGCAAGGCGCGTGAAGACCGTCTTGACGACAAATAA
- the copZ gene encoding copper chaperone CopZ, producing the protein MAKTVIEVEGMTCGHCKSSVEGALNNLDGVSTASVSLEDNNVTVEYNDTIIDRGKMTTAIEDQGYDVK; encoded by the coding sequence ATGGCAAAAACAGTAATCGAAGTAGAAGGTATGACTTGCGGACACTGCAAGTCGTCAGTAGAAGGCGCACTGAACAATCTTGACGGAGTTTCAACAGCATCGGTCAGCCTGGAAGATAACAATGTCACTGTGGAATACAACGACACGATTATCGACCGCGGCAAAATGACGACGGCGATTGAAGATCAGGGTTACGATGTGAAATAA
- a CDS encoding metallophosphoesterase — MKLLDKLKMSQLILGFIIASARFLWTEDKHIVTTDYTYSSKNVPKSFDGYKIVQVSDFHNAYFGRRSKNLLKAVKKAGPDVIVITGDIVDRRTPCLKRAAVLVDKITKIQKTFYVTGNHEAHYRHFNKLYDVIGKSDVRNITKHSAELEKNGEKINLAGINDVWFFGDEENPKTYRNFKQELADTVGALPHDFTLLLAHRPELLPVYSQHDVDIVFSGHAHGGQIRLPVVKGLYAPHQGVNPKYTEGMHEQNGTTMVVSRGLGNSRFPFRVFNHPEVVVVELRSEA; from the coding sequence ATGAAACTATTGGATAAGTTAAAAATGAGCCAGCTGATACTTGGCTTTATTATCGCCTCGGCCAGGTTTTTATGGACCGAAGATAAACATATTGTAACGACTGATTATACGTACAGTTCTAAAAATGTACCGAAAAGCTTCGACGGTTATAAAATAGTCCAGGTATCGGATTTTCATAATGCGTATTTTGGCAGGCGTTCAAAAAATCTGTTGAAAGCTGTTAAGAAAGCAGGCCCTGACGTTATCGTTATTACGGGTGATATTGTCGACCGCCGGACGCCGTGTTTAAAACGTGCAGCGGTTTTAGTCGATAAAATTACCAAAATACAAAAGACGTTCTATGTCACAGGGAATCACGAAGCGCATTACAGGCATTTTAACAAGCTGTATGATGTAATCGGCAAGTCCGATGTCCGTAATATTACAAAGCACAGTGCGGAGCTTGAAAAAAATGGAGAAAAGATTAATCTTGCGGGAATTAATGATGTCTGGTTTTTCGGTGATGAAGAGAATCCGAAAACGTACCGTAACTTTAAACAGGAGCTGGCGGATACAGTCGGTGCTCTGCCGCATGATTTTACTTTGCTGCTGGCACACCGTCCGGAGCTGCTGCCTGTATACAGTCAGCATGATGTGGATATTGTATTTTCCGGGCATGCACACGGCGGACAGATTCGTCTGCCTGTCGTAAAAGGTCTGTATGCGCCGCACCAGGGTGTAAATCCGAAATATACAGAAGGAATGCACGAACAAAACGGCACGACGATGGTCGTGAGCAGGGGACTCGGCAACAGCCGTTTCCCGTTCAGAGTGTTTAACCATCCTGAAGTTGTAGTCGTTGAATTGAGGTCTGAAGCATGA
- a CDS encoding MarR family winged helix-turn-helix transcriptional regulator: protein MQAKNESIQNLTQIFGYGYAHIFSEVTESVRKMHISKEQMAIIEYLHLHKEATPSELSAELNVHKSSIAHALRKLSLKKLITAKKNKLTNDKRSKLISLTPAAAELVHEFISNIHSIIGTHVEDLSEEEAKTLLDATRTIIKIINTDGGLPNETRS from the coding sequence GTGCAGGCTAAAAATGAGTCTATTCAAAATCTCACACAAATTTTCGGCTACGGTTATGCACATATTTTTTCCGAGGTTACAGAATCGGTCAGAAAAATGCATATTTCAAAAGAACAGATGGCAATTATCGAATATCTCCATCTGCATAAAGAAGCCACACCAAGCGAACTGTCGGCAGAGCTGAATGTACATAAAAGCTCTATTGCCCATGCTCTCAGAAAACTCAGCTTAAAGAAGCTGATTACTGCTAAGAAAAATAAGCTGACAAATGATAAACGCTCAAAACTGATTTCCCTGACCCCTGCTGCTGCAGAACTGGTCCATGAGTTTATCAGCAATATCCACAGTATTATCGGAACACATGTTGAAGATCTGTCGGAAGAAGAAGCAAAAACGCTGCTCGATGCGACGCGGACAATTATTAAAATTATAAACACAGATGGAGGATTACCGAATGAAACACGTTCTTAA
- the menC gene encoding o-succinylbenzoate synthase — MKIKEIKLHQLLMTMKNPFTTSFGTQQKRFITIVEAIDEDGVSGFGECVSGEDPLYSEEFMDATLIALKKYFGPLVINTEISHPDEVWEIYKPFKRNNMAKASIEGAVWDLYAKKKGITLAEAMGGKKKEVDVGVSLGIEDTDELLLERIGEKVEEGYKRIKVKIKPGRDVEMIRAIREVYPDIPLMVDANSAYTLDDIDTLKALDEFNLMMIEQPLMAGDIIDHAKLQKQIKTPVCLDESIDSYESAAAAIELGSCEIINVKVGRVGGITQSIKIHDLAAKHNIPLWCGGMLEAGVGRLHNVAITTLSNFVLPGDTASSSRYWFEDIITPEVVAENGVVKVSDKPGIGAEVDFGKMEQYLVKTETITEDDELDMIMYN; from the coding sequence ATGAAAATTAAAGAAATTAAACTGCACCAGCTTTTAATGACGATGAAAAACCCGTTCACTACGTCATTTGGAACTCAGCAGAAGCGTTTTATCACTATCGTTGAAGCAATTGATGAAGATGGTGTCAGCGGTTTTGGCGAGTGTGTATCAGGAGAAGATCCGCTCTACTCTGAAGAATTTATGGATGCGACGCTTATCGCTCTGAAAAAATACTTTGGTCCGCTCGTAATCAACACAGAGATTTCACATCCGGATGAAGTATGGGAAATTTACAAACCGTTCAAACGCAACAACATGGCGAAGGCTTCGATTGAAGGTGCTGTCTGGGATCTGTATGCGAAGAAGAAAGGTATTACTTTAGCTGAAGCGATGGGCGGTAAGAAAAAAGAAGTTGATGTTGGTGTGTCACTTGGTATTGAAGACACTGATGAACTGCTTCTTGAGCGTATCGGCGAAAAAGTCGAAGAAGGATACAAACGTATTAAAGTTAAAATCAAACCGGGACGCGATGTTGAAATGATCCGTGCTATCCGCGAAGTCTATCCGGATATTCCTTTAATGGTCGATGCAAACTCTGCATACACATTAGATGATATCGATACGCTGAAAGCACTCGATGAATTTAACCTGATGATGATTGAACAGCCGTTAATGGCAGGCGATATTATCGATCACGCGAAACTTCAAAAGCAGATTAAAACACCTGTCTGTCTCGATGAGAGTATCGATTCATACGAATCAGCGGCGGCGGCAATTGAGCTTGGCAGCTGTGAAATTATCAACGTCAAAGTCGGACGTGTCGGCGGTATTACACAATCGATTAAAATTCATGACCTTGCCGCGAAACACAACATTCCATTATGGTGCGGCGGTATGCTTGAAGCCGGTGTCGGCCGTCTTCACAACGTAGCAATCACAACACTGAGCAACTTCGTACTTCCGGGCGACACAGCGTCTTCTTCAAGATACTGGTTTGAAGATATCATCACGCCAGAAGTTGTTGCAGAAAACGGTGTCGTGAAAGTCAGCGACAAACCGGGCATCGGTGCCGAAGTTGACTTCGGTAAAATGGAGCAGTATCTGGTTAAAACTGAAACAATCACTGAAGACGATGAACTCGATATGATTATGTATAACTAA
- a CDS encoding hemolysin family protein — MVIFLLFMSLFFSGSETALTAVNKLKLQSKAAGGDQKAQKLYDLVSKPSQFITTILIGNNIANLIAPVLVTAMAIQYGWSVTIASVVLTVTIIIFAEVIPKSIAAAFPERVSHIVRPVIAFLNVVFYPLTFLLNSLTDLITRFLSKGSQPGWTVSREEIVNLVQIADSEGALEGVESQRLRGILDFRDLNVKDVMTTPRTEMVAVHVDDSFETVRDRIIDEMHTRYPVYDEDLDNIVGMFHSKYLLQWSLNPEQPLMNFCDNDPLTVREFQNVEDVLRRMSKQRRHLAIVLDEYGGTEGILTHEDIIETMLGFEIEDETDLKNDSVVRAFSEDKILCDGKITLHRLNQLFDTDIPQDEDTLSGFLLSVFEEVPEEKDITHLDNLEFKVMEMEDNMIRLVKITKLDAGLMQGE, encoded by the coding sequence GTGGTTATATTTTTACTGTTCATGTCACTGTTCTTCTCGGGCAGTGAAACTGCACTTACAGCAGTGAATAAATTGAAATTACAATCGAAAGCAGCAGGGGGCGATCAGAAAGCCCAAAAGCTGTACGACCTGGTCAGTAAACCGAGTCAGTTTATTACGACGATACTGATTGGTAATAACATCGCGAACTTAATCGCACCGGTACTTGTGACAGCGATGGCAATCCAGTACGGCTGGAGTGTAACGATTGCTTCAGTCGTACTGACGGTGACGATTATTATCTTTGCAGAGGTTATACCTAAATCAATTGCAGCTGCGTTTCCGGAACGTGTCTCTCATATCGTCAGGCCCGTTATAGCGTTTTTAAATGTAGTGTTTTATCCGCTGACTTTCCTGTTGAACTCATTAACCGACCTGATTACGCGCTTTCTGTCGAAAGGGTCACAGCCGGGCTGGACAGTTTCACGCGAAGAAATTGTGAACCTCGTGCAGATTGCTGATAGTGAAGGGGCTCTTGAAGGCGTTGAATCACAACGTCTCAGAGGGATTTTGGATTTCAGGGATTTAAACGTAAAAGATGTCATGACAACACCGCGTACAGAAATGGTGGCAGTGCATGTCGACGACAGTTTTGAAACGGTAAGGGACAGAATTATCGACGAAATGCATACGAGATATCCGGTATACGATGAAGATCTCGATAACATTGTCGGAATGTTCCATTCGAAATACCTGCTGCAGTGGTCATTGAATCCGGAACAGCCGTTAATGAATTTTTGTGATAACGACCCGCTGACGGTACGGGAATTCCAGAACGTTGAAGACGTGCTGCGCCGCATGAGCAAGCAGCGCCGTCACCTCGCTATCGTGCTGGATGAGTACGGCGGTACAGAAGGTATTCTGACGCATGAGGATATTATTGAAACGATGCTCGGATTTGAAATCGAAGACGAAACAGATCTTAAAAATGATTCAGTCGTCCGTGCATTCAGCGAAGATAAAATTCTTTGTGATGGTAAAATCACATTGCACCGTCTGAATCAGCTGTTTGATACAGATATTCCCCAGGATGAAGATACGCTGTCAGGTTTCCTCCTGTCGGTCTTTGAGGAAGTGCCTGAGGAAAAAGATATTACGCATCTCGATAACCTCGAGTTTAAAGTAATGGAGATGGAAGATAATATGATCCGTCTCGTAAAAATTACAAAACTGGATGCCGGGCTGATGCAGGGAGAATGA
- a CDS encoding LysE family translocator translates to MNELISYILVVTVLTIMPGADSMIVMKNTLVYQKSAGRMTVLGILAGHFVWIVISVLGLAVIITNSPALFNIIKYMGAAYLIYIGVKSFMAKTFVSASSLDYAAGEKTKSDGLRTSYMNGFISNILNPKVLIFYITILPQFVGQDTNVSGVVQLVILALIMLVISMSWFLVVVETVNYMKRWLHKPGFQNLLGKGAGIIIILFGIRTALS, encoded by the coding sequence ATGAATGAATTAATATCATACATTCTTGTCGTAACGGTGCTTACAATAATGCCGGGTGCCGACTCGATGATTGTAATGAAGAATACACTTGTTTATCAAAAATCTGCAGGGCGGATGACAGTGCTCGGCATACTCGCCGGGCACTTTGTGTGGATAGTCATTTCGGTACTTGGACTTGCAGTGATTATTACGAATTCACCGGCGCTGTTTAATATTATTAAATATATGGGTGCTGCATATTTAATCTATATCGGCGTGAAGAGTTTTATGGCGAAAACGTTTGTGTCGGCATCATCGCTCGATTACGCAGCCGGTGAAAAAACTAAATCTGACGGGCTCCGCACATCGTACATGAACGGTTTTATAAGCAATATTCTTAATCCTAAAGTTTTAATATTTTATATTACGATACTGCCGCAGTTTGTAGGGCAGGACACGAATGTTTCCGGTGTAGTACAGCTCGTGATTCTCGCTTTGATTATGCTTGTCATTTCGATGAGCTGGTTCCTCGTTGTCGTTGAAACAGTGAACTACATGAAACGCTGGCTGCATAAACCGGGTTTCCAGAATCTGCTCGGCAAAGGTGCCGGCATTATTATTATTCTGTTTGGTATACGTACGGCATTGTCGTAA